Part of the Brassica oleracea var. oleracea cultivar TO1000 chromosome C8, BOL, whole genome shotgun sequence genome is shown below.
ATTCACATATATACTAAGGTACTCGAGTAGTCAAACTCCAAACAGTAAAATAAATACTCACCGCGGCGTATATAAAATTTAAATAAGAAACCCGTAAATAAAAATCTAGGGAAGTTTTAACTTATGTGCTACATCAGGTCTTCTCACCCACGCTAGACCTCACCCACGCTGAGCCTCTTCTTTTTGCTCTTATTGCTTTGATTGTTTGCTGTTGTAGATCCATGTAACCTAGGGCCTCTCTTTCGTCCGGTTAACCGCAGGGCCGACCATGAGCCATGCTAAGTGAAACATTTGCTACATGCTCCTAAATTTTTTGTAAAAACTTAAATACAAATAGGTCCCTAACCAATTTTTTAGGCCTCTAAATTTGTAAAAGGAAAAAACTATACATAGGCCCCCAAAATTTCAGGGCCGGCTTGGTTAACCGAAATGTGTAAGTTCGCCGGATCACTCTTTTTGAGGAAGATGAATATATAATATTTTAAACTTTTTTTTGAAAAAAAAACTTATGTGGGCTTGTAATTTGAACCGTAGTAGTAGGAAGATGAAGAGGCCCATTATGTGACTTACAAGGCCCAAATGAGTCTAGGTTAGGCTTTGTCGTCTCCCTCTTATATTATCTCCGTCGCAAGAGAACCCCAAGAGGAGAAAGAGCGGCGAAGAAAATGGTGCAGCGTCTTGTATACCGGTCGCGACACAGCTACGCCACCAAATCGAACCAGCACCGTATCGTCAAAACTCCTGGAGGCAAATTGGTGTATCAAACCACCAAGAAGAGAGCCAGTGGCCCCAAATGCCCTGTTACAGGCAAGCGTATCCATGGAGTAAGTCTTTGATTCATGCAAGATTTGATCTTTAGATGAGAGTTGAAATGAAGTTGATGTCTTTGATTGTTGATCAGTCTGTAGAATTAGGAAACCATGTAACTTGGTTGAAATAGTGTCGTGCTTATTGACGGTCTTGTGCTGGTTAGACAAACATCCATCAGTACATAACATATTCATAAGCTAAAGTGTTCGTGCCACTTTGTCTTTCAAGTTGTCCCTCCCTAATTACATAAGGGATTACTATCCACCCGTGGCAGAAATTTTTAATCTTTTTAATAAGTATATTTTACTGTGAGTGTAACTACGTTATAATGGGTTTTACATTTTTATTTCAGATTCCTCACTTGAGGCCTACAGAATACAAGAGGTCTAGGTTATCAAGAAACAGGAGGACTGTGAACCGTGCTTATGGTGGAGTCTTGTCTGCTTTGGCAGTCAGGGAAAGGTTTGTTTGTTTAACCTATAAGTCATATGTTTGTATTACAGAACTTGAGAGTTTGCTAAACTCAGTGGTGTGTGTGTTTTTGGATTTTTACAGGATCGTACGAGCATTTCTTGTTGAAGAGCAGAAGATCGTGAAGAAAGTTTTGAAACTCCAAAAGGCTAAGGAGAAAGTAGCTACCAAGGCTTGAGGGTTTTACGTTTTTTATTTTATTTTGGGGATACATCTTTTTCACTTATCTTTGTCTCTGACATTATAAATTACATACATTTTTACCTGTCCTAGTGTCTTTTACATTTTAGTTTGATTGACACTTATAAGTACGTAGTGCCATTGCTGATATATAGAATGAACTCGAGCATCATACACTATGAACATCTTCCTTCCCGAGTAATATCTGTCTGGTTCTAATTTTTTTGGGCAGACTAAAACTGGTAAACCTCTGAAGTAAGGCCAACAAATGCCTTCTATTTGACTGCAACTTTGGACATGGTTCTGAAAGTTCTATTGGATCAGGCTCAACTTCATCAATGGCCATTCGTTCAGCAGTTCATGAAATTTTTTCTTTTTAATAAAAATTGAATATATTAGCAGAAGTAGCTTGGGCGTTCGGGTACCTGTTGGCGTTCGGGTCGGGTTTTTCGGATTTCGGTTCTCTTTTATAACACCTCCTAGGTCCCATTCTAGTAAATTTGCAAGTACGGGTCGAGTTCGGATATAACACATCGGGTTCGGA
Proteins encoded:
- the LOC106310129 gene encoding 60S ribosomal protein L34-1-like, producing MVQRLVYRSRHSYATKSNQHRIVKTPGGKLVYQTTKKRASGPKCPVTGKRIHGIPHLRPTEYKRSRLSRNRRTVNRAYGGVLSALAVRERIVRAFLVEEQKIVKKVLKLQKAKEKVATKA